A part of Streptomyces sp. NBC_01235 genomic DNA contains:
- a CDS encoding nSTAND1 domain-containing NTPase, with translation MGRPERPLDPSAGPVHRLAHELRELRKAAGSPSYRAMAETAGFSATTLSQAAAGERLPSLAVVRGYACACGADVGEWEARWKEAEAEVAGTAREEDEDTPPPYRGLTRFEPDDRELFFGRDRLVDELHRLVCDHRFAVLFGASGSGKSSLLRAGLIPRLRDEIATRGRPAVLRVLTPGDRPAQTYGHLFTPAEGDPESWVVVDQFEEVFTLCRDRAERARFLDLLLAARDPDSRLRVLVAVRADFYPRCAEHRDLADALNGAGLLVGPMTADELRDAVVRPAQVVGHLVERELTAKIVEEVLDQPGGLPMLSHALLETWRRRKGRMLTLAAYEAAGGVRGAIAASAEKVYGQLTTPRRRAARRLLLRMIEPGRGTPDTRRPLTRAELDEWADPDVPVVVEGLARARLVTADEEGVHLAHEALITCWPRLQRWIDQDRERLRRHRALTEAARTWLEHDRDPGTLYRGTRLDHAEEHFPDHARDPALTATERQFLIAAFAAREAERRDAARSTRRARTALGVLSAVLVVALVAGLSAWTQSRDNERRATEDAARRLASVADALRTTDPRTAQLLGVAAWRVAHLPETRSALLGSLGQPEPDTFGDPASGDGLSRYLTDSGRTLLSAEGREWRTWDVARHRRTASGRLPQNVRVQGASPDGRLLALLGDGGVRLWDTVAGRWRGDRLPESSVVEFSGSSYLVSDTDDPDVQVRSVADGRLLFRTEADDSAVVAASPDGALVAACPNGDGPPQVRDLRTRRTVHGRWERTAGICGEERSLLVLGGRQELAALTPTGVLVWDLRSGDQPADLQDAGVGYVSFSKDGKFVATADAQEVRVWRPGVEAPVFRHSLNNQHLYGGLAWDASRPVLRYLEGGTVHTLDVSAAVTSAWQDAPMDKVLLSPDGRTLATARRTGDHYRVELRDTRGRLLRTLPSPQLPVSTDPSSPVYAEYTSALLAFTPDSKALAYGVSAPGSETSRQPLTIWDVTGGRTRTTLNLATKTSTGAVVTIALGPDARTLHLTRTSLATIGAGGVGTMGNETWDTARGRRTAVLPTLSSSHLAARPDGRILVGDNRIAALPAGKVSGRALVQGDGIGALAFAPDGSLLVAGDQTGRVALWDGRLRQRVGVLRNVFPALSDAIGDGVFGDTSEAVSALAISPDGHTLAVGGEAGSLQLWDIATQAPLGSPLTTSGEEIDTVAFSADGGTVYAGSAHVPLQRYPIDPARAVETVCARAGGAGLTRAQWRTYAPGVPYRKVCEG, from the coding sequence ATGGGGCGTCCCGAAAGACCGTTGGACCCGTCGGCGGGTCCCGTCCACCGGCTCGCCCATGAGCTGCGGGAACTGCGCAAGGCCGCCGGCAGCCCGTCCTACCGGGCCATGGCCGAGACGGCCGGGTTCTCCGCGACGACGCTGTCCCAGGCCGCGGCCGGCGAGCGGCTGCCGTCGCTCGCCGTGGTCCGCGGGTACGCGTGCGCGTGCGGGGCGGATGTCGGGGAGTGGGAGGCCCGCTGGAAGGAGGCCGAGGCGGAGGTCGCGGGAACGGCGCGCGAGGAGGACGAGGACACGCCGCCGCCGTACCGGGGGCTCACCCGCTTCGAGCCGGACGACCGTGAGCTGTTCTTCGGCCGGGACCGGCTGGTCGACGAGTTGCACCGGCTGGTGTGCGACCACCGGTTCGCAGTGCTGTTCGGTGCGTCCGGGAGTGGCAAGTCGTCCCTGCTGCGGGCCGGGCTCATCCCGCGGCTCAGGGACGAGATCGCGACCCGGGGGCGACCGGCGGTCCTGCGCGTCCTCACCCCGGGAGACCGGCCCGCGCAGACGTACGGCCATCTGTTCACGCCCGCCGAGGGGGATCCGGAGAGCTGGGTGGTGGTCGACCAGTTCGAGGAGGTCTTCACCCTCTGCCGCGACCGCGCCGAGCGGGCCCGCTTCCTCGACCTGCTGCTCGCCGCCCGCGACCCGGACAGCCGGCTGAGGGTCCTCGTCGCCGTACGCGCCGACTTCTACCCCCGCTGCGCCGAGCACCGCGACCTCGCGGACGCCCTGAACGGCGCCGGACTCCTGGTCGGTCCGATGACCGCCGACGAGCTGCGGGACGCGGTGGTCAGACCGGCGCAGGTGGTCGGGCACCTGGTGGAGCGGGAGCTGACCGCGAAGATCGTCGAGGAGGTCCTCGACCAGCCCGGCGGACTGCCGATGCTCTCGCACGCCCTGCTGGAGACCTGGCGCCGGCGCAAGGGCCGCATGCTGACGCTGGCCGCGTACGAGGCGGCGGGCGGGGTGCGCGGCGCGATCGCGGCCAGCGCCGAGAAGGTGTACGGGCAGCTGACCACGCCCCGGCGGCGGGCCGCACGCCGGCTGCTGCTGCGGATGATCGAGCCGGGCCGGGGCACCCCCGACACCCGCCGCCCCCTCACCCGCGCCGAACTCGACGAGTGGGCCGACCCCGACGTCCCCGTGGTGGTGGAGGGGCTGGCCCGCGCCCGGCTGGTGACCGCCGACGAGGAGGGCGTCCACCTCGCCCACGAGGCGCTGATCACCTGCTGGCCACGGCTGCAGCGCTGGATCGACCAGGACCGCGAACGCCTGCGCCGGCACCGGGCCCTGACCGAGGCCGCCCGCACCTGGCTGGAACACGACCGCGACCCCGGCACCCTGTATCGGGGCACCCGGCTCGACCACGCCGAGGAGCACTTCCCGGACCACGCGCGGGACCCCGCGCTGACCGCGACGGAACGGCAGTTCCTGATCGCCGCGTTCGCGGCCCGTGAGGCGGAACGGCGGGACGCCGCCCGCTCCACGCGCCGGGCGCGGACCGCGCTGGGCGTGCTGTCGGCCGTCCTCGTGGTGGCGCTGGTGGCGGGTCTGTCCGCCTGGACGCAGAGCCGGGACAACGAGCGCCGCGCCACCGAGGACGCGGCCCGCCGTCTCGCCTCCGTCGCGGACGCGCTGCGCACCACCGATCCGCGCACCGCACAGCTCCTCGGCGTCGCCGCCTGGCGGGTGGCCCACCTGCCGGAGACCCGCAGCGCACTGCTGGGCTCCCTCGGCCAGCCGGAACCGGACACCTTCGGCGACCCGGCGTCGGGCGACGGCCTCTCGCGGTATCTGACGGACTCCGGGCGTACCTTGCTCAGCGCCGAGGGACGCGAGTGGCGGACCTGGGACGTGGCACGTCACCGCCGGACCGCGTCCGGACGGCTGCCCCAGAACGTCCGGGTGCAGGGGGCGAGCCCCGACGGGCGGCTGCTCGCGCTCCTCGGGGACGGCGGGGTGCGGCTGTGGGACACGGTCGCCGGGCGCTGGCGTGGCGACCGGCTGCCGGAATCGTCCGTCGTGGAGTTCTCGGGGAGCAGTTACCTCGTGTCCGACACGGACGACCCCGATGTGCAGGTGCGCTCGGTCGCGGACGGCAGGCTGCTGTTCCGGACGGAGGCGGACGATTCGGCGGTGGTGGCGGCGAGCCCGGACGGCGCTCTGGTCGCGGCCTGCCCGAACGGCGACGGCCCGCCGCAGGTACGGGACCTGCGCACCCGGCGCACGGTGCACGGCCGCTGGGAACGTACGGCCGGGATCTGCGGCGAGGAACGGTCGCTGCTGGTGCTCGGCGGCCGGCAGGAGCTCGCCGCGCTGACCCCGACCGGGGTGCTGGTCTGGGACCTCCGGTCCGGGGACCAGCCGGCCGACCTCCAGGACGCCGGAGTGGGCTACGTCTCCTTCAGCAAGGACGGGAAGTTCGTGGCGACCGCCGACGCGCAGGAGGTCAGGGTGTGGCGGCCGGGCGTCGAGGCCCCGGTGTTCCGGCACTCCCTGAACAACCAGCATCTGTACGGCGGTCTGGCCTGGGACGCCTCGCGCCCGGTGCTGCGCTACCTGGAGGGCGGCACGGTGCACACGCTGGACGTCTCGGCGGCCGTCACCTCTGCCTGGCAGGACGCCCCGATGGACAAGGTGCTGCTCAGCCCCGACGGCCGCACCCTCGCCACCGCGAGGCGCACCGGCGACCACTACCGCGTCGAACTGCGCGACACCCGCGGACGTCTGCTGCGCACGCTGCCCTCCCCGCAGCTCCCCGTCTCCACCGACCCCTCCTCCCCGGTGTACGCCGAGTACACCTCGGCGCTCCTGGCGTTCACCCCTGACAGCAAGGCGCTCGCCTACGGCGTCTCGGCCCCCGGTAGCGAGACGTCCCGGCAGCCCCTCACGATCTGGGACGTCACCGGGGGCCGTACCCGCACGACCCTGAACCTGGCGACGAAGACGTCGACCGGGGCGGTGGTCACCATCGCTCTCGGCCCGGACGCCCGCACCCTCCACCTCACCCGCACCAGCCTCGCCACCATCGGTGCCGGGGGCGTCGGCACGATGGGCAACGAGACCTGGGACACGGCCCGCGGCCGCAGAACGGCGGTCCTCCCCACCCTGTCCAGCAGCCACCTGGCCGCCCGCCCCGACGGCCGGATCCTGGTCGGCGACAACCGGATCGCCGCCCTGCCCGCGGGCAAGGTCAGCGGCCGGGCCCTCGTCCAGGGCGACGGGATCGGCGCCCTCGCCTTCGCCCCCGACGGCTCGCTGCTGGTGGCGGGCGACCAGACGGGACGGGTCGCGCTGTGGGACGGCCGGCTGCGGCAGCGCGTCGGCGTCCTGCGCAACGTCTTCCCCGCCCTCTCGGACGCCATCGGCGACGGCGTCTTCGGCGACACCTCGGAAGCGGTCAGCGCCCTCGCCATCAGCCCCGACGGCCACACGCTCGCGGTCGGCGGCGAGGCGGGCAGCCTGCAGCTGTGGGACATCGCCACGCAAGCGCCGCTGGGCTCGCCACTGACGACATCCGGCGAGGAGATCGACACCGTCGCCTTCAGCGCCGACGGCGGCACGGTGTACGCGGGCAGCGCGCACGTGCCGTTGCAGCGGTATCCGATCGATCCGGCGCGGGCGGTCGAGACGGTGTGCGCACGGGCCGGAGGGGCCGGGCTGACGCGGGCGCAGTGGCGGACGTACGCGCCCGGTGTGCCGTACCGGAAGGTGTGCGAAGGCTGA
- a CDS encoding aminotransferase-like domain-containing protein produces the protein MHDYRSIADRIAGDIAAGRLRPGQQLPPQRWFARRHRIAPSTAGRVYGELVRRGLVVGEVGRGTFVRAAPVVAQGRALIEAAIASAPVNLELNYPAVAGQSELLAPSLAPLLRGDVLTEAMRPGAADGTASAREAAADLLALPGWRPAPAQLLFTGNARQAIAAALASLVRPGGRVGVEELTYPLVKEIAGRLGVVLVPVGSDGEGVRLDALAALHRAGPLSALYLQPALHNPTSLSMSEGRRRQLGLLVGEWGLPVVEDRIWSFLSPDAVPLAVHAPGLVHVVDGLSKRVAPGLTVGFLAVPEERVEAVGGAVRSGGWSAGRFAVEAAVRWAGDGVVRRLVEEKRADAARRQGILAEHLEGFTVRTDPRAYFAWWELPAPWRADTFTAAAAAHGIAVTPGTAFAVDPHRTPNAVRLGLASAPEGELARALRTLAAVAAGGPPKNAGG, from the coding sequence GTGCACGACTACCGGTCCATCGCCGACCGCATCGCCGGTGACATCGCCGCCGGGCGGCTCCGTCCCGGCCAACAGCTGCCTCCGCAGAGGTGGTTCGCGCGGCGGCATCGCATCGCGCCCTCGACGGCCGGACGGGTGTACGGCGAACTCGTGCGGCGCGGGCTGGTGGTGGGGGAGGTGGGGCGGGGAACATTCGTGCGGGCCGCGCCGGTCGTCGCGCAGGGGCGGGCGCTCATCGAGGCGGCCATCGCCTCCGCTCCCGTCAACCTGGAGCTCAACTACCCTGCCGTGGCGGGGCAGTCGGAGCTGCTCGCGCCCTCCCTCGCGCCGCTGCTGCGGGGTGATGTGCTGACGGAGGCCATGCGGCCGGGCGCCGCCGACGGGACCGCTTCCGCCCGTGAGGCCGCCGCCGACCTGCTCGCTCTCCCCGGGTGGCGGCCCGCGCCGGCGCAGTTGCTCTTCACCGGCAACGCCCGTCAGGCCATCGCCGCCGCCCTCGCCTCCCTGGTCCGGCCGGGTGGCCGGGTCGGGGTGGAGGAGCTGACGTATCCGCTGGTCAAGGAGATCGCCGGGCGGTTGGGGGTGGTTCTCGTGCCGGTCGGGAGTGACGGGGAAGGGGTGCGGTTGGACGCGCTTGCGGCCCTCCATCGTGCGGGTCCGCTGTCCGCTCTCTATCTCCAGCCCGCCCTGCACAATCCGACCTCCTTGAGCATGAGCGAAGGGCGGCGGCGGCAACTCGGGCTACTTGTGGGCGAGTGGGGACTCCCCGTCGTCGAGGATCGCATCTGGTCCTTTCTGAGTCCGGACGCCGTTCCGCTCGCCGTGCACGCGCCGGGGCTCGTCCATGTCGTCGACGGGCTGTCCAAGCGGGTCGCGCCGGGGCTGACCGTCGGGTTTCTCGCCGTACCGGAGGAGCGGGTGGAGGCCGTCGGGGGTGCGGTGCGGTCCGGAGGGTGGAGTGCGGGGCGGTTCGCGGTGGAGGCGGCGGTGCGGTGGGCGGGGGACGGGGTGGTGCGGCGGCTCGTCGAGGAGAAGCGGGCGGATGCCGCGCGGCGGCAGGGGATTCTCGCCGAGCACCTTGAGGGGTTCACGGTGCGGACCGATCCGCGCGCCTATTTCGCCTGGTGGGAGCTGCCCGCGCCGTGGCGGGCGGACACCTTCACGGCCGCTGCCGCCGCGCACGGCATCGCCGTCACGCCGGGGACCGCGTTCGCCGTCGACCCGCACCGCACCCCAAACGCGGTCAGGCTCGGACTCGCGTCGGCTCCGGAGGGGGAGTTGGCGAGGGCGCTGCGGACGCTCGCCGCCGTCGCAGCAGGCGGACCACCAAAGAACGCGGGTGGGTGA
- a CDS encoding ribosome-inactivating family protein, which produces MSRANVFRKLRTSAVVPAALVGALAVNGVTGITATHHPSSPGEQVRLVDETVPTDGMSYDMTTGVHKDLAHRYDAIINDIRGRLRGTHLYGNTLLTRNTDDYFPVTLAMGRSQITLVLNARNLYVVGWRNDGTNRYYRLGEGPKTYGGAHPVNLPWLNYTDVEQAAGIGRDGLGISLSSIQGSISDLGNLHYTAAGRTQARALLILTQALAEGARFDFISYRISEAIRGGHSYYPGTSSTISSNGSNRGNSLFDVTGLDFENNWGGISNALQSATHNHTAPRYHIGQGSLTTLSAIDAQLAVALWHKF; this is translated from the coding sequence ATGTCCCGAGCCAACGTCTTCCGCAAGCTGCGCACTTCGGCCGTCGTCCCGGCCGCCCTCGTCGGCGCCCTCGCCGTCAACGGCGTGACCGGAATCACGGCGACGCACCACCCGTCGTCACCTGGCGAACAGGTCCGGCTGGTCGACGAGACCGTACCGACCGACGGCATGAGCTACGACATGACGACCGGCGTCCACAAGGACCTCGCCCACCGGTACGACGCCATCATCAACGACATCCGGGGACGGCTCAGGGGCACCCACCTCTACGGCAACACCCTCCTCACCCGCAACACGGACGACTACTTCCCCGTCACCCTGGCCATGGGCCGCAGCCAGATCACCCTGGTTCTCAACGCGAGGAACCTGTACGTCGTCGGCTGGCGCAACGACGGCACGAACCGGTACTACCGGCTGGGAGAAGGGCCCAAGACCTACGGCGGGGCGCACCCGGTGAACCTGCCCTGGCTCAACTACACCGACGTGGAGCAGGCCGCCGGCATCGGCCGGGACGGACTCGGCATCTCCCTGAGCAGCATCCAGGGCTCGATCAGCGACCTGGGCAACCTGCACTACACCGCGGCCGGCCGGACCCAGGCGCGGGCCCTGCTGATCCTCACCCAGGCCCTCGCCGAGGGCGCCCGCTTCGACTTCATCTCCTACCGCATCAGCGAGGCGATCAGGGGCGGCCACAGCTACTACCCGGGGACCTCGTCGACGATCAGCAGCAACGGGTCGAACCGGGGCAACAGCCTGTTCGACGTGACGGGCCTGGACTTCGAGAACAACTGGGGAGGCATCTCCAACGCCCTCCAGAGCGCGACCCACAACCACACCGCCCCCCGCTACCACATCGGCCAGGGCTCCCTCACGACGCTGTCGGCCATCGACGCCCAGCTGGCCGTGGCGCTCTGGCACAAGTTCTGA
- a CDS encoding NPP1 family protein has product MSQAVTNTSPAGPTKSAAGKSARRSHLGRAAVVAGSAAALTIGLTGSASASILTPFPYLGNGAPKQEMFQPLFDYDSDSCFPAAAVDARGRLNGGLNNSGSITGGCRTNHLGKANTYSRAKCDKGSGWCAVVYTLYMEKDQGNAVLDIGHRHEWEAAVVWYHGNDEWPSYVSTSAHGNYTTKRFNDVERVGKRFKVVYHKEGEFGTHSFRFAKVGEKAEAWGGDNWDRPALVPYDTLWSKNRTAFNALANSDWGQANFPLQDKNDRFRSTLNKAKPSGIGFNAWS; this is encoded by the coding sequence ATGTCCCAGGCAGTCACGAACACGTCCCCGGCCGGCCCGACCAAGTCCGCGGCAGGCAAGAGCGCGCGCAGATCCCACCTCGGCAGAGCCGCCGTCGTCGCCGGCAGCGCCGCCGCGCTGACCATCGGCCTGACCGGCAGCGCCAGCGCGTCGATCCTGACCCCGTTCCCCTACCTGGGCAACGGCGCTCCGAAGCAGGAGATGTTCCAGCCGCTCTTCGACTACGACTCCGACAGCTGCTTCCCGGCCGCCGCCGTCGACGCGAGGGGCCGGCTCAACGGCGGTCTCAACAACTCCGGCTCGATCACCGGCGGCTGCCGCACCAACCACCTCGGCAAGGCCAACACCTACTCGCGGGCCAAGTGCGACAAGGGCAGCGGCTGGTGCGCCGTCGTCTACACCCTGTACATGGAGAAGGACCAGGGCAACGCCGTCCTCGACATCGGCCACCGGCACGAGTGGGAGGCCGCCGTGGTCTGGTACCACGGCAACGACGAGTGGCCGAGCTACGTGTCCACCTCCGCCCACGGCAACTACACCACCAAGCGGTTCAACGACGTGGAGCGGGTCGGCAAGCGCTTCAAGGTCGTCTACCACAAGGAGGGCGAGTTCGGCACGCACTCCTTCCGCTTCGCCAAGGTGGGCGAGAAGGCGGAGGCCTGGGGCGGCGACAACTGGGACCGCCCGGCCCTGGTGCCCTACGACACCCTGTGGAGCAAGAACCGCACGGCCTTCAACGCGCTGGCGAACTCCGACTGGGGCCAGGCCAACTTCCCGCTGCAGGACAAGAACGACCGCTTCCGCAGCACCCTGAACAAGGCCAAGCCGTCCGGCATCGGCTTCAACGCCTGGAGCTGA
- a CDS encoding alpha/beta fold hydrolase: MPPFSSSLAYEDKGPDPTDPTGSTAPSAAPLVLIHGHPFDRTMWTPQIEAFSATRRVIAPDLRGYGASPVVPGITLLSRFAQDIEELLDDVKVDTFVLAGLSMGGQIAMECYARFGDRVRGLVLADTFPAAETPAGRRTRNEAADRLLAEGMRGYADEVLEKMVAPYAAPDIKAHVHHMMTSTPPEGAAAALRGRAERPDYRDLLTRVTVPSLVVVGADDEYTPVSEAEAMHAALPDSALHIIERAAHMPNLERPQEFNEVLAAFLARVDA; this comes from the coding sequence ATGCCCCCCTTCTCCTCATCCCTCGCATACGAGGACAAAGGACCGGATCCCACGGATCCCACAGGTTCCACGGCACCCTCCGCCGCTCCCCTGGTCCTCATCCACGGCCACCCCTTCGACCGCACCATGTGGACCCCGCAGATCGAGGCGTTCTCCGCCACCCGCCGGGTCATCGCCCCCGACCTGCGCGGCTACGGCGCCTCCCCGGTCGTCCCCGGCATCACACTCCTCTCCCGCTTCGCCCAGGACATCGAGGAGTTGCTCGACGACGTGAAGGTCGACACCTTCGTCCTGGCCGGTCTGTCGATGGGCGGCCAGATCGCCATGGAGTGCTATGCCCGCTTCGGCGACCGGGTCCGCGGCCTGGTCCTCGCCGACACCTTCCCGGCAGCGGAGACCCCCGCCGGCAGACGAACCCGCAACGAGGCGGCCGACCGTCTCCTCGCGGAAGGCATGCGTGGCTACGCCGACGAGGTCCTGGAAAAGATGGTCGCCCCCTACGCGGCCCCGGACATCAAGGCCCACGTCCACCACATGATGACGTCGACGCCCCCCGAGGGCGCGGCAGCGGCCCTGCGCGGCCGAGCCGAACGCCCCGACTACCGGGACCTGCTGACCCGCGTCACCGTCCCGTCCCTGGTCGTGGTCGGCGCGGACGACGAGTACACCCCCGTGTCGGAGGCGGAGGCGATGCACGCGGCCCTCCCCGACTCCGCACTGCACATCATCGAGCGCGCGGCCCACATGCCGAACCTGGAGCGGCCGCAGGAGTTCAACGAGGTGTTGGCGGCCTTTCTGGCGCGGGTGGACGCCTAG
- a CDS encoding SH3 domain-containing protein → MRPTPALRTLAAGMLTGGTLAVAALGTTAAAAPPTSGGDGGSPIWGTVVSRTELNVRQEPTTHSPVVASPAPGSHDQVQCMVRGQSVNGNPNWYWLLGAQGWASAAFVDTRGARVPACADPCPQWKNGDWTNWDDDPFSNSSFGVSGSGSFSFSGSWSFSASGTSGTSGTSGTSSDGWDWIPVDR, encoded by the coding sequence ATGCGTCCCACTCCGGCCCTGCGGACTCTGGCCGCGGGCATGCTCACCGGTGGCACCCTCGCCGTCGCGGCGCTGGGAACCACGGCGGCGGCAGCCCCGCCGACCAGCGGCGGCGACGGCGGCAGCCCGATCTGGGGCACCGTCGTCTCGCGCACAGAGCTGAACGTGCGACAGGAACCCACCACCCACTCACCCGTCGTCGCCTCGCCGGCGCCCGGCAGCCATGACCAGGTGCAGTGCATGGTCAGGGGACAGAGCGTCAACGGCAACCCGAACTGGTACTGGCTCCTCGGCGCCCAGGGCTGGGCGAGCGCCGCCTTCGTCGACACCCGCGGCGCGCGGGTGCCCGCCTGCGCCGACCCGTGCCCGCAGTGGAAGAACGGGGACTGGACCAACTGGGACGACGACCCGTTCTCCAACAGCTCGTTCGGCGTCTCGGGCTCCGGGTCGTTCAGCTTCTCGGGCTCCTGGAGCTTCAGTGCTTCCGGGACGTCAGGAACGTCAGGGACGTCAGGAACCTCGTCGGACGGCTGGGACTGGATCCCGGTCGACCGGTGA
- a CDS encoding NPP1 family protein yields the protein MPRAASSRKTYRLARAAAVAGSAAALAVGLSGSASAGVLQNLPENATAFQKNFEPVYDYDSDSCYPAAAIDPAGNLNGGLKPTGSVTGECRSGHLGHANTYSRAKCNNGWCGIVYASYFEKDEASPGIGHRHDWECMVVWVKQGADTPSYLSASAHGGFSTHPIADVPMSGQRVEAVYHKDGASTHAFRFAKWGETPENDTGAWHQENLLTWDNMAAGLRDKLNASDWGDANLPLQDSKFADHLNKAKPSGITFDPYA from the coding sequence ATGCCCCGAGCAGCCAGCAGCAGGAAGACCTACCGCCTCGCCCGAGCCGCCGCCGTGGCGGGCAGCGCCGCCGCCCTCGCCGTCGGCCTGTCCGGCAGCGCCTCCGCCGGCGTGCTGCAGAACCTGCCCGAGAACGCGACCGCGTTCCAGAAGAACTTCGAGCCGGTCTACGACTACGACTCGGACAGTTGCTACCCGGCCGCCGCGATCGACCCGGCCGGCAACCTCAACGGCGGCCTCAAGCCGACCGGCTCGGTCACCGGCGAGTGCCGCAGCGGTCACCTCGGCCACGCCAACACCTACTCGCGGGCCAAGTGCAACAACGGCTGGTGCGGGATCGTCTACGCCAGCTACTTCGAGAAGGACGAGGCCTCCCCGGGCATCGGCCACCGCCACGACTGGGAGTGCATGGTCGTCTGGGTCAAGCAGGGCGCGGACACCCCGTCCTACCTGTCCGCCTCCGCGCACGGCGGCTTCAGCACCCACCCGATCGCCGACGTCCCCATGAGCGGGCAGCGCGTCGAGGCCGTCTACCACAAGGACGGCGCGAGCACTCACGCCTTCCGCTTCGCCAAGTGGGGCGAGACGCCGGAGAACGACACCGGTGCGTGGCACCAGGAGAACCTGCTCACCTGGGACAACATGGCGGCCGGCCTGCGCGACAAGCTGAACGCCTCCGACTGGGGCGACGCGAACCTCCCGCTGCAGGACTCCAAGTTCGCCGACCACCTCAACAAGGCCAAGCCGAGCGGCATCACGTTCGACCCGTACGCCTGA
- a CDS encoding Uma2 family endonuclease has translation MATAEPIIMPGYQGEAIHGPYDDPDGDIDADSGVPDRTGASVQQVFELFSATAPRGWRVELIEGEICVTPPANGEHEEIVSEVADQVVERRRDRSLRNYTGIGLNVPGASETGHVVPDLVIAPKGSFDDQEEWHEPSGVVLVAEVTSTSTADRDRDKKIHGYARAGIPVYLLIDREEAEVIVYSEPSGDDYAQAPKHKLGLAVPLPAPLGFELDTAEF, from the coding sequence ATGGCGACGGCGGAGCCGATCATCATGCCGGGGTACCAGGGCGAGGCCATTCACGGTCCTTACGACGACCCTGACGGCGACATCGACGCGGACAGCGGCGTGCCCGACCGCACGGGCGCGAGTGTGCAGCAGGTCTTCGAGCTCTTCAGCGCGACGGCCCCCCGGGGCTGGCGCGTGGAGTTGATCGAAGGGGAGATCTGCGTGACGCCACCGGCCAATGGGGAGCACGAGGAGATTGTGTCGGAGGTTGCTGACCAGGTCGTCGAGCGACGTCGGGACCGGTCTCTGCGCAACTACACCGGCATCGGCCTGAACGTCCCCGGCGCATCCGAGACCGGCCACGTCGTCCCCGACCTGGTCATCGCCCCCAAGGGCAGTTTCGACGACCAGGAGGAGTGGCACGAGCCCTCGGGCGTCGTCCTCGTCGCCGAAGTCACCTCCACCAGCACGGCCGACCGCGACCGCGACAAGAAGATCCACGGCTATGCCCGCGCCGGCATCCCCGTCTACCTGCTGATCGATCGCGAGGAAGCGGAGGTCATCGTCTACTCCGAGCCCTCCGGAGACGACTACGCCCAGGCGCCCAAGCACAAGCTGGGCCTTGCCGTGCCGCTGCCCGCGCCCCTGGGATTCGAGCTGGACACGGCGGAATTCTGA